DNA from Daucus carota subsp. sativus chromosome 1, DH1 v3.0, whole genome shotgun sequence:
TTTCCCCAATTTAACTTCAAAGATTTGGCCTTTTTAGGGTTTTCTTGGAGTTAAAATTTTCTGTTTGATTCTTGGTTTTTTTATGTAAATTACTCATCTTTGTTGTGAATTCTTGCTTGTTTTCAAGAAAAGTTTGAATCTTTAGCTTCAATTAGGGTTTGTAATGCATGCTATACTTATCTCCTTGTTGTTGAGTGATAAATCTTGGGTGAATTTATAAGAAAGAATGATTTGAAAGGATATAGCTTTATGGAAATTCTTATTTGAAATTCAATTCTATCGGGACAAGTAATTTCTTGAAGCCCCAATTTACTTGATATCTTGTACTGTGGCCAAAGAGGTGCATCGTCTGTTGATTCCCCGTATCTTCACCTCGGTAATTTTGTGGCTACATGCTCTTTTAGGAAGAAAGATATTTTGTGGTTAGGGCACCGATATATAtggatttttgaattttattatggCCCTGTTTGAGTTGGAAAATATGCAAGACTTCATATTGTATTTCCTTAATGTTTACTGTTTTATTTGGTCTACTAGGAAAAAATGTACTTTGTTTAAAGGAATGTGCAATCAATTATTTGAACGAAGTAATAGTGAGAAGGCACGATGTCTCCGGTTTCAGTTGAATAAAAATTAGATCCAATACATCCACTTTATATGTAATGACTGCATTAAATGTAAAAGATCGAGTAATATGTAACATGAAAAAAATAGGCTTTATGAACTGTTTCTTTGTCACTACATATCATTGCAATCTGTAACAGTCATCTGGTCCAGATTTGAATTAGAAATTGCAGTTTGTCAATTCTACAATAAATACAAATTGGACTGCTTTGCAAATAACTTCATGGTTAATGAATAATATTGACTTTGATTTGGCAAAACTTGTGGCCAACTGCATGTAATTTTGGTCCCCTGGGTACTGTTCCTGTGACATCAATTAATTTGAGGTAATTTGGACTCCTGAAGTTGTTTAACTATTAGGAAGTTAATATAACTATAAGGAAACCATGATATTTTTTGGAAGATTTGGTGGCAAGCAATTTAATCTGTAGTTATTTAGGCCAGAGTCTACTTGTTTCTTTGGTTCAGCAGGCTGCGTTTGTACTTGGGTTGACCATGATGTAGGTATTGATATTGGAAGTTATATTTTGGCGCCTCTTTTGCAGTactcataataaaatatacgTTTTTGCCTGCATCAGTAGTATCATGAGTTCATGACTGCGTATATGTAGTAAATGTAGAGAAGTGGAAGCCTATATGCAAGTAGGTGAAACAATCAGAATGATGATGCTaacaaatactataaaataattacaaatagaGCTGGAACAgctttaaagaaacaattatattaTGGATTACATTTTATGCTGTGTTGTCCGTAGATTGAAGGAAATACTAtcacttaaatttttttaatctgtATCTGATCTAGTGATTTAAACCCAAGGTAATGGGCACAACCTAAATGGACAAAACTGTACAGATTTAGTGCATGTAGTacaaggaaaaaaaattcttataataATAGGTGATGTATGTCATTATCATCAAATTTTCTTCTTTGCATATTGTGTTTGTCGTTCCctgaattttgtttttattgttttcttaATATTCACTATTCATTCCCCATGTTCTGAAATGGTTGCACTTATAAAACTATCAGCTCATTATAAAAAGAACATTTAATAATACTTTCTTATGTGATAATAGTGATAAATTAATTAGAGGAAGCTAAAATCATTTGTCTTTAGAAGTTCTGCTATTTACTTAATTTGCATCTTTGTTTGTCCTGAGGGGTCAAGATAATTTAGACCCATATGCCATTTCTCTCATCCCTTTCGTATTTATTCATTTGTTGTTTTAATATGAGCAACTGTCTTTTTTTTGTGGAAATTTCTGTGTTTCCACTTAGTTAACTCTGATATGGACTTGGCTTGTTGAGCAGGAAGCCGCAGCCACTCTTTCTGAGATTGATCAGTCACCTCCAAAGTCTGTGTTGACATCCATGCAACCTTTTCTAGATGCCATTGTGAAACCAGAACTGATAAAGCATCAAGACCGAGAGGTTAAGCTCCTCGTTGCAACCTGTATATGTGAGATAACCCGGATCACTGCACCTGAAGCTCCTTACAACGATGACATTTTGAAGGTTATTTACCAAGATGACATAAATATAATTGTAGCTATAAGTACTTGGTATTCGTATTCCTGTTATCAGGACATTTGTTTTTGGACCTCATGTTTCGAATGTTTCAGGAAATCTTTCATTTGATCGTAAGCACCTTTAGTGGATTAAGTGATAAGAGTGGTCCATCATTCGGAAGAAGAGTTGTTATCTTGGAGACTCTGGCAAGATATAGGTCATGTGTTGTGATGCTAGATCTTGAGTGTGATGATCTGGTTAAAGAAATGTTCAGTACATTTTTGGCTGTTGCCAGGTTGGTTCTCAAACACACTGTGTCTATTAATAATCATTTATTGGATCATCTCTACTTGATAAGCTACTGTTTCTTTTTTGGCCTATCTCAATGTTATTTGATCAATCCAGCAACTTTGTTCCAAATACTTACATAATACTTTTGCAACCATTATGTATTTCACTTTAATTCAAGTATGACCCTGTATTGTATCTCATATAAAGTTGTATGTTTTCTCTTTCCTTTCTTTGAAGAGTATCGTGATGTATTTATCTGCGCTGTTTAACGGTGCAAGTGATATTTCAGCTTCCTAAACTTTATTTGCTTCATGAtcatcagtcaaattcctcttTCTAATTTTAGGAACAGTGGTCTCTGTCTTTTGTTCTAATGTCTTCTAATCTTATGTCCCTGTCAGATTGTTGTGTTTGTTGTTTTCATTAGTACTGAACACATGGGAACAAGGGGAGAACTGAAAGAGCCTAAATAAAACATTAAGCAAGTCATTGGAGGATAAAATAAGTAGTCCACTTGCACATCTTGTTGAGTTTATTTATGTTAAACAAATAAGAAAAGTTCTTTATCATTTTGTTGCTCTTATCTCGAATGGCACTAAAGCATACTCCAAGCTGTCTTCTATAGGATTTATTATGCTAAGCTACCCACTTCTttgatgaaaattaaaaatgataacCTTTTTCTTCAAGTATCCTTGATTGGTTAAGTGCTgctatattctttttgttttgtgCTTGTTTAACTTGGTGGGGGGTTAATATGAAAACCCTCACATGTATTACCTCAAAAAGTTCATGGTGGACTTTgtataaaattgttttaattattatttaaagggCCTGTTTGCTGAAGTTCTTCCCCCCGACTTGTAAAAAAAAGACTTGTAAAAAAAAGAAAGTAGTAGGCAATGAATTTGACTTGTGTCAGGGAAAAGCTAGCCAAATGAGCTCTTATTCATGTTATTAATTGTGATCAGTTAACTTCCTTCTTCTCTTTTGTATATGTTGCAGTGATGGGCATCCAGAAAGTGTTTTAAGTTCAATGCAAACTATTATGGTGGTTCTTTTGGAGGAGAGCGAGGAAATTCAAGAGGATCTCCTCCTTGTTTTATTGTCTATTTTAGGCCGGAATAAAAATGTACTCATACCTGCTGCTTATGAACTTCCGgctacataattttattatcgCTGATTACTTGAATATATTTGTTGATACTAATGGGTTCACTTAACATTTAGGACGCCACCAAGGCTGGGAGGAGACTTGCTATGAATGTTATAGAGCAATGTAGTGGAAAACTTGAGCCTGGCATAAAGCAGTTTCTTATATCATCAATGTCAGGTGATAGCAGGTCGTTGGATTCTCAAATTGACTACCATGAAGTCATGTATGATATTTATCGGTGTGCTCCTCAAGTATTATCAGGAGTTGTTCCATACCTTACAGGAGAGCTACTGGTAAGAACAGTAAAGCAGTTGCTTCTTTGTGCTGaactaaaatattgaaattgaaTCCATGTATGCACTCTTCCTTTTTTGTCGCGTCTCATTTCCAAGTCCGGTTTTACCGTGTTCTAGTGTAGAACAACCCCCCCGCCCCTTCTTCTCAACCTGTACTGGTAGGGAAGTGTatatgttttaaatattaacCAGTATTTTGTCAAGATCTGAATGTACTCTGTTGGCACAAGTAAAATCCCCACATGATATTATAGATGAGTCTCCAGTGATGTACGACACTTTTGGCGAATTAATCTTAGCTTTGGGTATATGCTCTTTACAGACGGATAACATAGACACAAGGCTGAAAGCTGTACAATTAGTTGGCGATCTATTTGCACTCCCAGAATCTGCTATCTTTGAAACATTTCTGCCAATCTTTTCTGAGTTTCTAAAGAGGTTGACTGACAGAGTTGTGGAGGTTCGGATGTCTGTCCTTGAATATGTTAAGAGATGCCTACTGTCAAATCCTTCAAGGGCTGAAGCACCTCAAATTATctgtaagaaatattaaatttatctcTACCTAGTTACTGCATTTAACATTATTTAACTTCGATATGTGAATATTTTTAGCTGCTCTCTTTGACCGGCTTTTGGACTATGATGAAAATGTTCGTAAACAAGTTGTTGCGGTTTTGTGTGATGTGGCATGTTGTTCCCTGACTTCTGTTCCGGTTGAAACTGTAAAGCTCGTTGCAGAACGTCTCAGGGATAAATCGGTATACAACAACTTCTCCGATTTCAGAGGGCTGTTTCTTTTGCCGGTTTAACCAATTTATGGCTTTATACTGCATTCTGTAATTTTTTATCCTTGCAGATTCTTGTGAAAAAATATGCTATGGAGAGGCTGGCTGAGATTTACAACAATTATTGCCTAAAGTGCTCTGATGGTTCGTACACAAGTGTTGATGACTATGATTGGATTCCTGGGAAGATCCTAAGGTGTTTTTATGACAAAGATTTCAGGCAAGATACAGTATTCTGttacataattatattaacatatgtTCTCCTCTGCACTAAGGATATATCTCTGTAGATTTGTACCAGTTAAAACCTTGTTCAATTTAATGCTTTTGGCCAAGAAAATTGCAAtctttttttagaaaaagaacATAAGTTCAGGTAAGGAGATGAGGTACATGTTATGAGAACCTTCAATAACTTCTTGAACTTGATTGTTCCAAGTATCTAAACATTCCTGcaaaacttttaaaataatactcTTTAAGATTAGTAGTTTACTGAACAAGTTGATCTGTGATGGTATAGATGTTCCCAAAAACATATTTGAACACTTTATCTAATTCTACAGGTCAGATGCTGTTGAACCTATCTTATGCTCATCCCTGTTTCCCAGTGAATTTTCTGTCAAAGATAAGGTTAGACATTGGGTTAAAGTGTTTACGAAATTTGACAAAGTTGAGATAAAGGCTCTTGAAAAAATTCTGGAGCAGAAGCAAAGGTCTGtcatatttacaaatataaaatattttacattttactTTTCATCTATATCTTGCTTTATCATATTGGGTGATTTTTCTCTTGGATTTTAGGGTACAACAAGAGATGATAAAGTATCTTTCCTTAAGGCAGGTGCATCAGGTATTCAACTTGAATGTTCTTGTCAACAGAACATAAAAAGATTTTCTTACTGTCTAATTATAAACTGAAAAgtattaaaatgttttataaCTTTTCTGCGGAGTACTCTTCGAAAATGCAAGGCCTAGTATTGATTCCGTGGAAACTGATGTGATTTAGCAGTAACTGGGTGCTTAATAAATCGGAAAGAGGAAGAACTATTAATCTACAATGCCATTCTCAATTGTGTGCAGGACAATGATGGTGCAGAGTTCCGGAAAAAGGTTTTGGTTTGCTTCCGCACTATGTCTCGCTGTTTTATAGACCCAGGGAAGGCAGAGGAAAACTTTCTAATACTTGATCAATTAAAAGATGCTAACGTTTGGAAAATATTGTCTACTCTACTTGATCCAAATACTACATGTCTACAAGCTTGTCGTTGTCGGGTAAGGATCTGGTTATTAATCTTTCCAACTTTGTGAGAGATGACTGTTGGTGCATAAAATAGTTCTGTAATGATCCCAAAACAATATTCTTTTGCAGGATGATGTACTAAGGATCCTTGGTGAAAAGCATAGACTTTATGAGTTTTTGAGTGCTCTCTCAATGAAATGTTCAAATCTGCTCTTTAACAAAGAATATGTCAAAGAAATCCTTCAAGAGGCTGATATGCAGAAATCCACTGGAACTGCCGAGTTTATTTTGTCTTGCATGAATATACTTGTGGtaaaaataatatgacataattttataattattagctTCTTATTTGCCACTAGTAtgttaaaatgattttatgtGACAATATTTCACTGGATAacacatttttaataaaaatataatttttaattataatttatttacaaaactataatgaatttttaaagtgaattatttttttaaatatgtattgcattaaaatattttgtaccCCTCTCATCTGAATGTCTAGTTTGTTACTGTGTGTGTATGCTGTGTAACCCAGTTTATATTCCCTTGACAATAATCTCGTTTTAAATTTTATGGTAGAAGCTATTTTTGCTAATGCACTTTCCCCATAATCTTTATAGAATTCATAATGTAATTAATTGGATCTGATTCTTTAGCTACTTTTGCATGTGAAACataaaagaaaaagatatttatgatatttttatttacttgcAATAATTCAGATTCTTGCTTGCTCCATTCCTTCGGTGCTTAGTGGGATTGAAGAAGATGTTGTACATCTCCTTGAAGATGAAAATGAAGTAATAAAGGAAGGTGTATTGCATGTTCTAGCAAAGGCTGGTGGAACCATTAGAGATCAACTGCGAATTTCATCTAGGTACAAAAGCTAAATTGTGTATTTAACTATTTACTGATTTCAATAATACACAAACAGCAGCCATTAATTTTTCTGTGAGAAAGCTGAAGAGTTCTGAGAATTAATATCCATGTATTCTTTAGCATTATTTGTTTTCTCTGCAGTTCTCTGGATCTTATATTGGAAAGAATATGTTTGGAGGGTAGTCGAAGGCAGGCCAAGTATGCTGTACATGCACTAGCTGCAGTGACAAAGGATGCTGGGCTTATGTCACTCTCTGTTCTATACAAGGTTCCTCCGACAGTAATTATACAGTACTTTTAGATCAAATCCTATTCATTGAATATCAAGTTGTGACATTTTTCTTGCTCCCTGTGCAGAGGCTATTGGATATgttaaaggaaaagaaaaatttacCAGCTGTGCTACAATCACTAGGATGTATAGCTGAAATAGCAATGCCTGTCTTTGAAACAAGAGAAAATGAAAttgaaacttttataaaaaaggaGATTCTTGAGCAAAGTCATGTATGCACCCCCAAGtttcatttaattgtatactcATAAAGCTCTGTACAAATAAACTCTTTTTAAACAATATCATTGCTGCAGATGGGGGatgacaaaacaaaagaaagttGGGATGAGAGAAGCGAACTGTGCTCCTTGAAGGTCATTTTGTTTGTGTGCTGTAgattaattagtttttttaatatataaagttcTTTTAGTATCTTTTTGCCAAAAGTTTATTTTGGTACTGTTCTGTACATCGTATCTTTGTTTATTCACCACCTGGGTAAACTCTTAGTCATTGCAATGAATCCTGAACGTTTATGCAGATATATGCATGGAAAACCTTAGTTAAGAGCTACTTGCCTATCAGAGATGCTAACCTTCGTCTTGGAATTGAAGACCTGATGGCAATGCTTAAAAATATGCTTCATTTTGGGGAGATTTCGAAGGATATTGTATCAAGGTATGATGGCTATTTAGGAATAGTGATTGCTAGCGTGGCTCTTAGAACCGTATAGACGGGATAAGAGGTTATTTTCACCGTTGATCATTTATACCTGTTTTAAAAAGGTTTCTTATTATGCATTCTTGTCTTCTTTCCATTTTGCAGTTCAGTTGTCAAGGCCCATATGAAGCTTGCTGGAGCAAAGTCTATTCTTCGATTGTCTAGACATTGGGATCATATGATTCCCGTTGATCTCTTCTACCTTACCCTGAAGACTTCAGAGGTTAAGTTTATGGCATCTGTACTCAAAATAAAAGAAACGCTATATAGTATTCCTTCTATACATGTATGATGGTTATGTATGCTGAATTATATTATGGATCTGAGTTTTTTAGTATTTTCTCCTCCGTCAAAATTGACAGACTAAATCAAGTTTTAGAACTCCTTTTGCTATATATGTAGGTTGATTTCCCTCAAGTCAAGAGACTATTTCTAAGAAAAATTCATCAATACATAAAGGACCGGCTTTTGGACCCCAAATATGCTTGTGCATTCATATTTGATTTAGAACCTCAGCAACCTGATTTCGAAGAGGTACTAATCAGATTGGTTACCAGATATTTGGTCTAAAGTCTAAACAAGAGTTgctaatttggtttcttttCTAAATTGTGACATCCCCCTTATGTTGCTATCACAGGATAAACATAACCTATATGATATCGTTCAGATGTGTCAGCAAGCAAAAGCACGGCAGTCTGTGCAATCTGATGCAGCTTCATCTGCGGCATATCCAGAATTTATTCTCCCATATATTGTTCACGCTATTGCTCACCATTCTTCATGTCCTAATGTTGATGAATGTAAAGATGTTAAATCATTTGAGCCAATATACAGGTATATACCATTTTAAAATGTTTACTGCTTTAAGGGACTTTGTCCGAATGCATAAAagttaattagaaaaataatgaaataaaaaatgttGTAGAGAATTGCTAAAGACACATAGTGGATGAAGACCCTTCTGGTTCTTTAAGTTTTGTCTTCAATATCACAGGAATAG
Protein-coding regions in this window:
- the LOC108202301 gene encoding sister chromatid cohesion protein PDS5 homolog A isoform X2, with the translated sequence MAQKPQFLLKELGSKLHNLPTSKDTLIKLLKEAAATLSEIDQSPPKSVLTSMQPFLDAIVKPELIKHQDREVKLLVATCICEITRITAPEAPYNDDILKEIFHLIVSTFSGLSDKSGPSFGRRVVILETLARYRSCVVMLDLECDDLVKEMFSTFLAVASDGHPESVLSSMQTIMVVLLEESEEIQEDLLLVLLSILGRNKNDATKAGRRLAMNVIEQCSGKLEPGIKQFLISSMSGDSRSLDSQIDYHEVMYDIYRCAPQVLSGVVPYLTGELLTDNIDTRLKAVQLVGDLFALPESAIFETFLPIFSEFLKRLTDRVVEVRMSVLEYVKRCLLSNPSRAEAPQIISALFDRLLDYDENVRKQVVAVLCDVACCSLTSVPVETVKLVAERLRDKSILVKKYAMERLAEIYNNYCLKCSDGSYTSVDDYDWIPGKILRCFYDKDFRSDAVEPILCSSLFPSEFSVKDKVRHWVKVFTKFDKVEIKALEKILEQKQRVQQEMIKYLSLRQVHQDNDGAEFRKKVLVCFRTMSRCFIDPGKAEENFLILDQLKDANVWKILSTLLDPNTTCLQACRCRDDVLRILGEKHRLYEFLSALSMKCSNLLFNKEYVKEILQEADMQKSTGTAEFILSCMNILVILACSIPSVLSGIEEDVVHLLEDENEVIKEGVLHVLAKAGGTIRDQLRISSSSLDLILERICLEGSRRQAKYAVHALAAVTKDAGLMSLSVLYKRLLDMLKEKKNLPAVLQSLGCIAEIAMPVFETRENEIETFIKKEILEQSHMGDDKTKESWDERSELCSLKIYAWKTLVKSYLPIRDANLRLGIEDLMAMLKNMLHFGEISKDIVSSSVVKAHMKLAGAKSILRLSRHWDHMIPVDLFYLTLKTSEVDFPQVKRLFLRKIHQYIKDRLLDPKYACAFIFDLEPQQPDFEEDKHNLYDIVQMCQQAKARQSVQSDAASSAAYPEFILPYIVHAIAHHSSCPNVDECKDVKSFEPIYRRLYVFLSMLVNGEEDDKSEDVIKEKENISTIVSILETIKLSEDSVDTTKSKNSYGICDLGLSIIKRLAKKQENQQVLRMSASLPPILYKEHDTKEAEPQVNEGRTWLADDVVVSHFESLSLEANATVHAGIAADEDIKDSDTDGNEVPLGKMIKRLRAKSMKARKMMKDERSPPKSKTKNDIDILKMVREMDLDNAGKLDKYEPSSHEYARHRSDDRKRKKIKRKTSESENAPILKRQRSSSAQAHNVPSVSRAATKRVASTLADSLSQERKPTSESMEMDDRLKNDSEEKSSQENTNEAAESDFLAPSLRKKTGSLSKSKGRGSANDRNGVHKAEENSDHDLEPEKHRDADGIYTGTDSKSGSVKKRKRKSVVGLAKCTSKEARHSTADLIDCKIKIWWPMDKQFYEGVVKSYDQNKNKHVIKYDDGDVEVLCLDKERWELVEKGRKTTKKVKVSKNRSAKGLSSEKKKKSSGNSKESKQPAKISLSSKVRGKRTPRKNLRHGQKRVSETISAEFGEDSCHSPGGLDFEPVTTLKAEETDTEEEQIDRMEEKLGTEEDPVTHGFTISSEHQTDAGSDSSDAEKPKEDDDFRRKIKHAAGTSHTLSGSEEHGSDAEGTQEAVVSGKGFRVVTSEMQNSDQEIDVDDAHSSPVGADEFKPSSTNDSEAEISDDEPLGAWKRRVVKSAAGKSQ
- the LOC108202301 gene encoding sister chromatid cohesion protein PDS5 homolog A isoform X1 codes for the protein MAQKPQFLLKELGSKLHNLPTSKDTLIKLLKEAAATLSEIDQSPPKSVLTSMQPFLDAIVKPELIKHQDREVKLLVATCICEITRITAPEAPYNDDILKEIFHLIVSTFSGLSDKSGPSFGRRVVILETLARYRSCVVMLDLECDDLVKEMFSTFLAVASDGHPESVLSSMQTIMVVLLEESEEIQEDLLLVLLSILGRNKNDATKAGRRLAMNVIEQCSGKLEPGIKQFLISSMSGDSRSLDSQIDYHEVMYDIYRCAPQVLSGVVPYLTGELLTDNIDTRLKAVQLVGDLFALPESAIFETFLPIFSEFLKRLTDRVVEVRMSVLEYVKRCLLSNPSRAEAPQIISALFDRLLDYDENVRKQVVAVLCDVACCSLTSVPVETVKLVAERLRDKSILVKKYAMERLAEIYNNYCLKCSDGSYTSVDDYDWIPGKILRCFYDKDFRSDAVEPILCSSLFPSEFSVKDKVRHWVKVFTKFDKVEIKALEKILEQKQRVQQEMIKYLSLRQVHQDNDGAEFRKKVLVCFRTMSRCFIDPGKAEENFLILDQLKDANVWKILSTLLDPNTTCLQACRCRDDVLRILGEKHRLYEFLSALSMKCSNLLFNKEYVKEILQEADMQKSTGTAEFILSCMNILVILACSIPSVLSGIEEDVVHLLEDENEVIKEGVLHVLAKAGGTIRDQLRISSSSLDLILERICLEGSRRQAKYAVHALAAVTKDAGLMSLSVLYKRLLDMLKEKKNLPAVLQSLGCIAEIAMPVFETRENEIETFIKKEILEQSHMGDDKTKESWDERSELCSLKIYAWKTLVKSYLPIRDANLRLGIEDLMAMLKNMLHFGEISKDIVSSSVVKAHMKLAGAKSILRLSRHWDHMIPVDLFYLTLKTSEVDFPQVKRLFLRKIHQYIKDRLLDPKYACAFIFDLEPQQPDFEEDKHNLYDIVQMCQQAKARQSVQSDAASSAAYPEFILPYIVHAIAHHSSCPNVDECKDVKSFEPIYRRLYVFLSMLVNGEEDDKSEDVIKEKENISTIVSILETIKLSEDSVDTTKSKNSYGICDLGLSIIKRLAKKQENQQVLRMSASLPPILYKEHDTKEAEPQVNEGRTWLADDVVVSHFESLSLEANATVHAGIAADEDIKDSDTDGNEVPLGKMIKRLRAKSMKARKMMKDERSPPKSKTKNDIDILKMVREMDLDNAGKLDKYEPSSHEYARHRSDDRKRKKIKRKTSESENAPILKRQRSSSAQAHNVPSVSRAATKRVASTLADSLSQERKPTSESMEMDDRLKNDSEEKSSQENTNEAAESDFLAPSLRKKTGSLSKSKGRGSANDRNGVHKAEENSDHDLEKPEKHRDADGIYTGTDSKSGSVKKRKRKSVVGLAKCTSKEARHSTADLIDCKIKIWWPMDKQFYEGVVKSYDQNKNKHVIKYDDGDVEVLCLDKERWELVEKGRKTTKKVKVSKNRSAKGLSSEKKKKSSGNSKESKQPAKISLSSKVRGKRTPRKNLRHGQKRVSETISAEFGEDSCHSPGGLDFEPVTTLKAEETDTEEEQIDRMEEKLGTEEDPVTHGFTISSEHQTDAGSDSSDAEKPKEDDDFRRKIKHAAGTSHTLSGSEEHGSDAEGTQEAVVSGKGFRVVTSEMQNSDQEIDVDDAHSSPVGADEFKPSSTNDSEAEISDDEPLGAWKRRVVKSAAGKSQ